A stretch of the Rhizomicrobium sp. genome encodes the following:
- a CDS encoding pyridoxamine 5'-phosphate oxidase family protein, which yields MDNATKAAVLEILGTVPDMTIATMREDGYPQATTVSFVNDGLTIYFGTGAQSQKAHNIGRNDKVSLTVNCTYRSWEEIKGLSLAGTARQVTDASEAQHVGQLMFAKFPQIGRFVSTDAGDLTLFRVTPSVVYLLDYSKGFGHTERFVV from the coding sequence ATGGACAACGCGACGAAGGCTGCGGTCCTCGAGATCCTCGGAACCGTGCCGGACATGACCATCGCGACGATGCGCGAAGACGGTTATCCGCAGGCAACCACGGTCAGCTTCGTCAATGACGGCCTGACGATCTATTTCGGAACCGGGGCGCAGTCGCAGAAGGCCCACAATATCGGCCGGAACGACAAAGTGTCCCTCACCGTCAACTGCACGTACCGTTCATGGGAGGAGATCAAAGGCCTGTCGCTGGCCGGAACCGCGCGGCAGGTCACCGATGCGAGCGAGGCACAGCATGTGGGACAGTTGATGTTCGCGAAATTTCCCCAGATCGGCCGCTTCGTATCGACCGATGCCGGCGACCTCACGCTTTTTCGCGTCACGCCATCGGTCGTCTATCTGCTCGACTATTCCAAGGGGTTCGGCCACACCGAGCGCTTCGTCGTCTGA
- a CDS encoding sigma-70 family RNA polymerase sigma factor, giving the protein MVEAEAELKALMVRSLAGDGAAYAELLRKLQMHLRAYYRRRLGSAAEAEDLLQETLIAMHTRRATYDPSRPFTAWVHAIARYKLIDFYRRNRRRAEDPLDDPDILFGSQESEAAEAQLDVERLLSRLPEKTRRLIRDTRIEGLSTAEAAARHGISESAVKVGVHRGLKALGSSLEEGE; this is encoded by the coding sequence TTGGTCGAAGCGGAAGCGGAACTGAAAGCGCTGATGGTCCGGTCGCTGGCCGGCGACGGCGCGGCCTATGCCGAGTTGCTGCGCAAGCTGCAAATGCATTTGCGCGCCTATTACCGGCGGCGCCTGGGCAGCGCGGCGGAGGCGGAGGACCTGCTCCAGGAAACGTTGATCGCCATGCATACCCGCCGCGCCACCTACGATCCGTCCCGTCCCTTCACCGCCTGGGTGCATGCGATCGCGCGCTACAAGCTGATCGACTTCTATCGCCGCAACCGGCGCCGGGCTGAGGATCCGCTGGACGATCCCGACATCCTGTTCGGCTCGCAGGAGTCCGAGGCCGCCGAAGCGCAGCTCGACGTCGAGCGCCTGCTGAGCCGCCTGCCGGAGAAGACCCGCCGCCTGATCCGCGACACCAGGATCGAAGGTCTCTCGACGGCGGAAGCGGCGGCACGCCACGGCATCTCGGAATCGGCCGTCAAGGTCGGCGTGCATCGCGGCCTCAAAGCGCTTGGGTCGAGCCTGGAGGAGGGCGAATGA
- a CDS encoding DUF1109 domain-containing protein — MRTDDLIAALSADVDPMPRRAVGRHLALGLGTGVAISAALLVLWLGVRTDLMHALASGPFWMKFVYAASVAVLGFGLIDRLARPDGEGGVFGPLILAPLGVMIALALYQLAGASAAERMALMMGHSSQVCARNIVVLSAPIFLGLFWSLRALAPTRLTLAGTVAGIVAGAAGTAIYAFHCNESAAPFVVIWYTLGIAAVGLIGALLGRLMLRW; from the coding sequence ATGAGGACCGACGATCTGATCGCCGCGCTCTCCGCCGATGTGGATCCGATGCCGCGCCGCGCCGTCGGCCGCCATCTCGCGCTCGGATTGGGCACAGGCGTGGCGATCTCCGCGGCGCTTCTGGTGCTGTGGCTCGGCGTGCGCACGGATCTGATGCACGCGCTGGCCTCCGGACCGTTCTGGATGAAATTCGTCTACGCCGCGAGCGTCGCGGTGCTCGGCTTCGGCCTGATCGACCGCCTGGCGCGGCCGGACGGGGAGGGCGGGGTGTTCGGACCACTCATCCTCGCGCCGCTCGGCGTGATGATCGCGCTGGCGCTCTATCAGTTGGCGGGCGCGTCGGCGGCTGAGCGCATGGCGCTGATGATGGGCCACTCGTCCCAGGTCTGTGCCCGCAACATCGTCGTTCTCTCGGCTCCGATCTTCCTGGGATTGTTCTGGAGCTTGCGGGCGCTGGCGCCGACGCGGCTGACCCTGGCGGGCACGGTGGCGGGGATCGTCGCCGGCGCCGCCGGAACCGCCATCTACGCCTTTCACTGCAATGAGAGCGCGGCGCCCTTCGTCGTCATCTGGTACACGCTCGGCATCGCCGCCGTCGGCCTGATCGGCGCCTTGCTGGGCCGGCTGATGCTGCGCTGGTGA
- the msrA gene encoding peptide-methionine (S)-S-oxide reductase MsrA has protein sequence MLRPLRNFVLAAALCGLSAACGDAIDKPIPVAAVDQPKAGAPASETAVLAGGCFWGLQGVFEHVKGVTRVVAGYSGGARETAIYELVGSETTGHAESVEITFDPRLVSYGEILRVYFAVAHDPTELNRQGPDSGTSYRSEIFFASPLQEKIARAYVAQLGAAHVYDGPIVTRIEPLKGFYWAEGYHQDFLIHNPDYPYIRINDMPKIDALKRVLPALYSGRPVMLAAAR, from the coding sequence ATGCTGCGTCCGCTTCGCAATTTCGTCCTGGCCGCCGCGCTTTGCGGATTGTCCGCCGCCTGCGGCGACGCCATCGACAAGCCGATTCCCGTCGCTGCGGTCGACCAGCCCAAGGCCGGCGCGCCTGCGAGCGAGACGGCGGTCCTCGCCGGCGGCTGCTTCTGGGGCTTGCAGGGCGTGTTCGAGCATGTGAAGGGCGTGACCAGGGTCGTGGCCGGCTATTCCGGCGGCGCCAGGGAAACCGCGATCTACGAGCTCGTCGGCAGCGAGACCACCGGCCATGCCGAATCCGTCGAGATCACCTTCGACCCGCGCCTGGTGTCCTATGGCGAGATCCTCCGGGTCTATTTCGCGGTGGCGCACGACCCGACGGAACTGAACCGCCAGGGCCCGGACAGCGGCACGAGCTATCGCTCCGAGATATTCTTCGCCTCGCCGCTGCAGGAGAAGATCGCCCGCGCCTATGTCGCCCAGCTCGGCGCCGCACATGTCTATGACGGCCCCATCGTCACCCGGATCGAGCCGCTCAAGGGCTTCTATTGGGCCGAGGGCTATCACCAGGACTTCCTGATCCACAACCCCGATTACCCCTACATCCGGATCAACGATATGCCGAAGATCGACGCCCTGAAGCGGGTCCTGCCGGCGCTCTATAGCGGCAGGCCCGTGATGCTGGCGGCTGCCAGGTAG
- the egtB gene encoding ergothioneine biosynthesis protein EgtB yields MPREAIIPAAQAADAAALLLADYAAVRRHTEALAAPLGVEDQNIQSMPDASPTKWHLAHTTWFFETVVLGKFAKDYRPFDPAYAYLYNSYYEGLGPRHPRSQRGLLSRPPVEDIVEYRLHVDEAMARLIEERASEVAPLVTLGLHHEQQHQELILTDIQHAFFSNPLLPAYAAERTAPDAAATPLAWRDHPGGIVGIGHAGGGFAFDNEGQRHDVLLRPFRIAARPVSNGEFLQFIRDGGYRRPEFWLSDGWAMVQREQLNAPLYWLGERGGWRSFTLCGAGPLEEHAPVSHVSFYEAAAYAAWAGARLPTEFEWEAMAPRLGEQGKVWEWTRSSYDPYPGYRPFDGDVVEYNGKFMSGQVVLRGGSVATPPGHIRATYRNFFPPSARWQFSGIRLAGDL; encoded by the coding sequence ATGCCCAGAGAGGCGATTATCCCCGCCGCGCAAGCGGCGGACGCGGCAGCGTTGCTGTTGGCCGACTACGCGGCCGTGCGCCGCCATACCGAGGCGCTGGCCGCGCCGCTCGGCGTCGAGGACCAGAACATCCAGTCGATGCCTGATGCCAGCCCGACCAAGTGGCATCTGGCGCACACGACTTGGTTCTTCGAAACGGTCGTGCTCGGCAAGTTCGCGAAGGATTATCGCCCGTTCGATCCGGCCTATGCCTATCTCTATAATTCCTATTACGAGGGGCTTGGGCCGCGCCATCCGCGGTCGCAGCGCGGCCTGCTCAGTCGCCCGCCGGTCGAAGACATCGTCGAGTACCGCCTGCATGTCGATGAGGCGATGGCGCGGCTGATCGAGGAGCGGGCGTCGGAGGTCGCGCCGCTGGTGACGCTCGGCCTGCATCACGAACAGCAGCATCAGGAGCTGATCCTGACCGACATCCAGCATGCCTTCTTCTCCAATCCGCTGCTCCCGGCCTATGCGGCGGAGCGGACGGCGCCGGACGCGGCGGCAACGCCGCTCGCATGGCGGGATCACCCCGGCGGGATCGTGGGCATCGGGCATGCGGGTGGCGGCTTCGCTTTCGACAATGAAGGCCAGCGGCATGACGTGCTGCTGCGACCCTTTCGCATCGCGGCGCGGCCGGTCAGCAACGGCGAATTCCTCCAATTCATCCGGGACGGCGGCTATCGGCGTCCCGAATTCTGGCTGTCCGACGGCTGGGCCATGGTCCAGCGCGAACAACTCAACGCACCGCTCTATTGGCTCGGCGAACGCGGCGGCTGGCGCAGCTTCACGCTTTGCGGGGCCGGGCCGCTTGAAGAGCATGCGCCGGTTTCCCATGTGAGCTTCTACGAAGCGGCGGCCTATGCCGCCTGGGCCGGCGCCCGTCTGCCGACCGAATTCGAGTGGGAAGCCATGGCGCCGCGTCTGGGAGAGCAGGGCAAGGTTTGGGAGTGGACGCGCTCCTCCTACGACCCCTATCCGGGCTACCGGCCGTTCGACGGCGATGTCGTCGAATACAACGGCAAGTTCATGAGCGGCCAGGTCGTGCTGCGTGGCGGTTCGGTCGCGACGCCGCCGGGCCATATCCGCGCCACCTATCGCAACTTCTTCCCGCCGTCTGCCCGCTGGCAGTTCAGCGGCATCCGTCTCGCAGGTGATCTATGA
- the egtD gene encoding L-histidine N(alpha)-methyltransferase: MSPVALAVRARHSENAFADALLDGLTRHPKSIPAKFFYDAAGSELFERITRLPEYYPTRTELSILETHIAEVAFLMGPNAELVEFGAGALRKVRLLLDALRSPRSYLPIDISGDYLLEVASALEADYPGLKVKPVIGDFTRPMALGPLGVGAMRRVGFFPGSTIGNFTRPDAVSFLRHARQTLNGGGLLIGVDLVKDPAILHAAYNDAEGVTAAFNRNLLLRANREAGADFDPDAFWHHASYNPLAQRIEMYLISARRQTVRICNESITFAEGEAIHTEDSHKYTLNGFRAVAAEAGYVPRRVWTDEMNLFSVQWLEAI, from the coding sequence ATGAGTCCCGTCGCCCTTGCCGTCCGCGCCCGCCATTCGGAGAACGCGTTCGCCGACGCGCTGCTCGATGGCCTGACGCGCCATCCGAAAAGCATCCCCGCCAAGTTCTTCTACGACGCCGCCGGTTCCGAGCTGTTCGAGCGCATCACGCGCCTGCCGGAATACTATCCGACGCGCACGGAGCTTTCGATCCTCGAGACGCATATCGCCGAGGTGGCGTTCCTGATGGGGCCGAATGCGGAGCTGGTGGAGTTCGGCGCCGGCGCGCTGCGCAAGGTGCGCCTGCTGCTCGATGCCCTGCGCAGCCCGCGCTCCTATCTGCCGATCGACATCTCCGGCGATTACCTGCTGGAGGTGGCTTCGGCGCTGGAAGCCGATTATCCCGGCCTCAAGGTGAAGCCGGTGATCGGCGATTTCACCCGGCCGATGGCGCTGGGTCCGCTCGGCGTCGGCGCGATGCGCCGCGTCGGCTTCTTCCCCGGCTCGACGATCGGCAATTTCACCCGCCCCGATGCAGTGAGCTTCCTGCGCCATGCGCGGCAGACGCTGAACGGCGGCGGCCTGCTGATCGGCGTCGACCTGGTGAAGGACCCGGCGATCCTCCATGCCGCCTATAACGACGCGGAAGGCGTGACCGCGGCGTTCAACAGGAACCTGCTGCTGCGCGCCAACCGCGAAGCGGGCGCCGATTTCGATCCGGACGCCTTCTGGCATCACGCGAGCTACAATCCGCTGGCCCAGCGCATCGAGATGTACCTGATCAGCGCCAGGCGCCAGACCGTGCGCATCTGCAACGAGTCGATCACCTTTGCCGAGGGCGAAGCGATCCATACCGAGGACTCGCACAAATACACCTTGAACGGCTTCCGCGCGGTCGCGGCCGAAGCCGGCTATGTCCCGCGCCGGGTGTGGACGGACGAGATGAATCTATTCTCGGTGCAGTGGCTGGAAGCGATTTAG
- a CDS encoding thioesterase family protein — translation MGKLQVDTAITERDGTFFASLSRDWNIWGPNGGYVAAIALRAAGKVAPPGHRPSGISVQYLSAGKFEEAEAVVEPVKQGRTAWCINVALVQGGKRFLQAQVWTTDRSAGPDGNELTMPDLPKPAALKTYIELVGRQSDAFNFWDNIACKPTKLYTRENPHPGGAVIQEWYRYPDFAAESDLFLDCARPLVLIDTLQWPAHHRGLKDGYPNYIAPSLDVSVWFHEMPGTADWLLADVHAPVARGGLIHGLARIWSEDGRLLATGSSHMLVTPMPPRG, via the coding sequence ATGGGCAAGTTGCAGGTCGATACCGCGATCACCGAACGCGACGGAACGTTCTTCGCCAGCCTGTCGCGCGACTGGAACATCTGGGGACCGAATGGCGGCTATGTCGCGGCCATCGCGCTGCGCGCCGCCGGCAAGGTGGCGCCGCCGGGCCACCGGCCGTCCGGGATTTCCGTGCAATATCTCTCAGCCGGCAAGTTCGAAGAGGCCGAGGCGGTCGTCGAGCCGGTGAAGCAGGGTCGCACGGCCTGGTGCATCAATGTCGCCCTGGTGCAGGGCGGCAAGCGCTTCCTGCAGGCACAGGTCTGGACGACCGACCGCAGCGCAGGTCCCGACGGCAACGAGCTGACGATGCCCGACCTGCCGAAGCCCGCGGCGCTCAAGACGTATATCGAGCTCGTGGGGCGCCAGTCGGACGCGTTCAATTTCTGGGACAACATCGCGTGCAAGCCGACCAAGCTCTATACGCGCGAGAATCCGCATCCCGGCGGCGCGGTGATCCAGGAATGGTATCGATATCCCGACTTCGCGGCGGAGAGCGATCTCTTCCTGGATTGCGCGCGCCCGCTGGTCCTGATCGACACGCTGCAATGGCCGGCGCATCACCGCGGCCTGAAGGACGGCTACCCGAACTATATCGCGCCCAGCCTGGACGTCTCGGTCTGGTTCCACGAGATGCCGGGCACGGCGGACTGGCTGCTGGCGGACGTGCATGCGCCGGTGGCGCGCGGCGGGCTGATCCATGGCCTGGCACGGATCTGGTCCGAGGACGGGCGCCTGCTGGCGACCGGTTCCAGCCATATGCTGGTGACGCCGATGCCGCCGCGGGGTTGA
- a CDS encoding metalloregulator ArsR/SmtB family transcription factor: MAAAHDALFRILADPTRRAIFERLCREGEKTVGALTARAGISQPAVSKHLGVLKQAGLVRDRPDGRQTHYSAQLSALAPLIDWTSRMTGFWEKRFDALEDLLKRMDQ; the protein is encoded by the coding sequence ATGGCGGCCGCGCACGACGCTCTCTTTCGAATATTGGCCGATCCGACACGGCGGGCGATCTTCGAGCGCCTGTGCCGCGAAGGCGAGAAGACGGTCGGGGCGCTGACGGCGCGGGCCGGGATTTCGCAGCCGGCGGTTTCAAAGCATCTCGGCGTCCTGAAACAGGCGGGCCTGGTCCGCGACCGGCCCGATGGCCGCCAGACGCATTACAGCGCGCAGCTCAGTGCCTTGGCGCCGCTGATCGACTGGACGAGCCGAATGACCGGCTTCTGGGAGAAGCGGTTCGACGCCCTCGAAGACCTGCTGAAGAGGATGGACCAATGA
- a CDS encoding SRPBCC domain-containing protein: protein MSETRSVVVEREMPHPPEKLWRALTQPHLIAEWLMQNDFAPIVGRSFKFRETYLPNGGLDCEVLAVEPNRTLSYTWNSTSDDAAFALNSVVTFTLTPTPSGTLLRMEQSGFRPEQKQALGGANFGWQKFLTNLEQALARLD from the coding sequence ATGAGCGAAACGCGCTCCGTTGTCGTCGAACGCGAGATGCCCCACCCGCCGGAAAAGCTCTGGCGCGCGCTCACCCAGCCGCATCTGATCGCGGAATGGCTGATGCAGAACGACTTCGCGCCCATCGTGGGCCGCAGCTTCAAGTTTCGCGAAACGTATCTCCCGAACGGCGGGCTGGATTGCGAAGTCCTCGCCGTCGAGCCGAACCGGACGTTGTCCTACACTTGGAATTCCACCAGCGACGACGCGGCCTTCGCCCTGAACAGCGTGGTGACCTTCACACTCACGCCGACGCCGAGCGGAACGCTTCTGCGCATGGAACAGTCCGGCTTCCGCCCCGAGCAGAAACAGGCCCTCGGCGGCGCCAATTTCGGCTGGCAGAAATTCCTGACGAACCTGGAGCAGGCTCTGGCGCGGCTGGATTGA
- a CDS encoding DUF1801 domain-containing protein, which translates to MNRKSDEVLPSRRIDARIRELGDWRGETLARVRTLIKQADPDVIEEWKWRGVPVWEDAGIICTGETYKAVVKLTFAKGASLADPARLFNSSLDGNTRRAIDLREGDKIDGKALKTLIRAAVDLNRSKTSAKARASRKVGEKS; encoded by the coding sequence TTGAATCGGAAGAGCGATGAAGTCTTGCCCTCCCGGCGGATCGATGCGCGGATCAGAGAACTCGGCGATTGGCGGGGCGAGACGCTGGCGCGGGTCCGTACGCTCATCAAGCAGGCCGATCCCGACGTGATCGAGGAATGGAAGTGGCGGGGCGTGCCGGTGTGGGAAGATGCCGGCATCATCTGCACGGGCGAGACCTACAAGGCCGTGGTGAAGCTGACCTTTGCCAAGGGCGCGTCACTTGCGGACCCCGCCAGGCTTTTCAATTCGAGTCTCGATGGCAACACGCGGCGCGCGATCGATCTTCGCGAGGGCGATAAGATCGACGGCAAGGCGCTGAAGACGCTCATCCGCGCCGCAGTCGATCTCAATCGGAGCAAGACGTCTGCGAAAGCGCGCGCAAGCAGGAAGGTGGGGGAGAAGTCTTAA
- a CDS encoding alpha/beta fold hydrolase → MSVAKHRVSLDNIAMATFENDGLTLAYDDIAAPGEGRPMILLHGFTSNRTENWRRLGWYGALERRRMRVVAMDARGHGESAKPHDPALYGRDAMAGDILALMDHLAIPRAHILGFSMGSRTALAAALRAPERVATLTLGGVGEKLFERPEPGHPMAEAMEAADVESIREPMLKSFRQFADDQGEDRFALAALTRAADLPFTRADVDKLAVPVLVVAGARDELAGDPEPLAKAFPDGRAVRVPGVDHFSIIAHALFKASVFEFLDGGI, encoded by the coding sequence ATGTCGGTTGCGAAGCACCGGGTTTCGCTCGACAATATCGCCATGGCGACTTTCGAGAATGACGGGCTGACGCTCGCTTACGACGATATCGCGGCCCCGGGCGAAGGCCGGCCGATGATCCTGCTGCACGGCTTCACCTCCAACCGGACGGAGAACTGGCGGCGGCTGGGCTGGTATGGCGCGCTGGAGCGGCGGCGCATGCGCGTGGTGGCGATGGATGCGCGCGGCCACGGCGAAAGCGCCAAACCGCACGATCCAGCGCTTTATGGCCGCGACGCGATGGCAGGCGACATCCTTGCGTTGATGGATCATCTGGCGATTCCCCGCGCCCATATCCTCGGCTTCTCGATGGGATCGCGCACCGCGCTGGCGGCGGCGCTGCGCGCGCCCGAGCGCGTCGCGACGCTGACCCTGGGCGGGGTGGGCGAGAAACTGTTCGAACGGCCCGAGCCCGGCCATCCGATGGCCGAGGCGATGGAGGCAGCCGATGTGGAGAGCATCCGGGAGCCGATGCTGAAGAGCTTCCGGCAATTCGCCGACGACCAGGGCGAGGACCGCTTCGCGCTCGCGGCGCTGACGCGCGCGGCCGATTTGCCGTTCACGCGGGCCGATGTCGACAAGCTGGCGGTGCCGGTTCTGGTGGTGGCGGGCGCGCGCGATGAGTTGGCCGGCGATCCGGAGCCGCTGGCGAAGGCATTTCCCGACGGCCGTGCCGTGCGCGTGCCAGGCGTCGACCATTTCTCGATCATCGCGCACGCGCTGTTCAAGGCGAGCGTGTTCGAATTCCTCGATGGCGGGATTTAA
- the msrB gene encoding peptide-methionine (R)-S-oxide reductase MsrB encodes MTNRRDFLTGLMLGGAAATLGLAPARATAPMSDADWRKLGDAEWRKRLSPAAYDVLRQQGTEYPYTSPLLNEHRRGIFTCAGCALPLFASNTKFDSGTGWPSFWAPLPHAVETTTDGSWIESRTEVHCRRCAGHLGHLFDDGPKPTGLRYCMDGVALGFKPD; translated from the coding sequence ATGACGAACCGGCGCGACTTTCTCACGGGATTGATGCTCGGCGGCGCAGCCGCCACGCTGGGGCTCGCGCCAGCGCGCGCCACAGCGCCCATGAGCGACGCCGATTGGCGCAAGCTCGGCGACGCGGAATGGCGCAAGCGCCTGTCGCCCGCGGCTTACGACGTGCTGCGCCAGCAGGGGACGGAGTATCCCTATACCAGTCCGCTGCTCAACGAACATCGCAGGGGCATCTTCACCTGCGCCGGCTGTGCCCTGCCCTTGTTCGCCTCCAACACCAAGTTCGATAGCGGAACGGGCTGGCCGAGCTTCTGGGCGCCGCTGCCGCATGCGGTCGAGACCACGACGGACGGCTCCTGGATCGAAAGCCGGACCGAAGTCCATTGCCGCCGCTGCGCCGGCCATCTGGGCCATCTTTTCGACGACGGCCCGAAGCCGACCGGACTGCGCTATTGCATGGACGGCGTGGCGCTGGGCTTCAAACCGGATTAG
- a CDS encoding carboxymuconolactone decarboxylase family protein → MPRLRQVGKDAAHPFAKAIYRSLFGARDPVAQPGTDTGTPGNWWTVFAISPDAFDHAVAGFQFYRGKRKLDPKLRELGQTRAGWARGSQFVYSQHCKASRGVGLGEEQIASIPHWPVADCYGPAERAVLAYTDAMVLQGGRVADGIFVALKKHLCDEEILELTYIVGMYDMHAVMSKALRLEYDDVDDRIVEVAAPAGSSADVMRMVDQDKT, encoded by the coding sequence ATGCCGAGATTGCGCCAGGTCGGGAAAGATGCCGCCCACCCCTTCGCCAAGGCCATCTACCGATCGCTGTTCGGCGCGCGCGATCCCGTCGCGCAGCCCGGCACCGACACCGGCACGCCGGGCAATTGGTGGACCGTGTTCGCCATCTCCCCCGATGCCTTCGACCACGCGGTCGCCGGTTTCCAATTCTATCGCGGCAAGCGCAAGCTCGATCCCAAGCTGCGCGAATTGGGGCAGACCCGCGCCGGCTGGGCCCGCGGCAGCCAGTTCGTCTATTCGCAGCACTGCAAGGCCTCGCGCGGCGTCGGTCTCGGCGAGGAGCAGATCGCATCCATCCCGCATTGGCCGGTCGCCGATTGCTACGGCCCGGCCGAGCGCGCCGTGCTCGCCTATACCGACGCGATGGTCCTGCAAGGCGGCCGGGTCGCCGACGGGATCTTCGTCGCGCTCAAGAAACATCTCTGCGACGAAGAGATCCTCGAACTCACCTACATCGTGGGCATGTACGACATGCATGCGGTGATGAGCAAAGCCCTGCGCCTCGAATATGACGACGTCGACGACCGCATCGTCGAGGTCGCCGCGCCGGCCGGATCCTCCGCCGACGTGATGCGCATGGTGGACCAGGACAAGACTTGA
- a CDS encoding isocitrate lyase/phosphoenolpyruvate mutase family protein: protein MEPNTLDAILAGPHATVVPGVHDALSARVAARAGAQALYMTGFGVAGAGFGVPDIGLVSASEMIDRVGVIAGACDGVPLIADGDNGHGGPLNAAKLARAYERAGAAAIQLEDQVLPKRCGHMEDKEVVPKEDAAQKIRAAAAARDSKAFKIVARTDARATHGLDEALARGEAFLEAGADMLFIEAPRSEEELRRVAETFKGVPLLANLVEDGKTPLLSVAELDALGYRVVLYPISALLGVTKRLEEIYDLLLRGERKMLDGNRSSFGHYNEIMKLPELLAVTKALAGTK, encoded by the coding sequence ATGGAACCGAACACCCTCGATGCGATTCTCGCCGGGCCGCACGCAACCGTTGTTCCCGGCGTGCACGATGCTTTATCGGCCCGGGTCGCGGCGCGCGCCGGCGCACAAGCGCTCTATATGACCGGCTTCGGCGTCGCGGGCGCGGGCTTCGGCGTGCCGGATATCGGGCTCGTCAGCGCGAGCGAAATGATCGACCGCGTCGGCGTCATCGCAGGCGCCTGCGACGGCGTTCCTCTGATCGCGGACGGCGACAACGGCCATGGCGGGCCGCTCAACGCGGCGAAGCTCGCGCGCGCCTATGAGCGCGCCGGCGCCGCGGCGATCCAGCTCGAGGACCAGGTGCTGCCCAAGCGCTGCGGCCACATGGAGGACAAGGAGGTCGTCCCGAAAGAGGACGCCGCGCAGAAGATCCGCGCCGCGGCCGCGGCGCGCGACAGCAAGGCGTTCAAGATCGTGGCGCGCACCGATGCCCGCGCGACGCACGGCCTCGACGAAGCGCTGGCGCGCGGCGAGGCTTTCCTGGAGGCCGGCGCCGACATGCTCTTCATCGAAGCGCCGCGCTCGGAAGAAGAGTTGCGCCGCGTCGCCGAGACCTTCAAGGGTGTGCCGCTGCTCGCCAACCTGGTCGAGGACGGCAAGACGCCGCTGCTGAGCGTGGCGGAGCTGGACGCCCTGGGCTACCGCGTCGTGCTCTATCCGATCTCGGCGCTGCTCGGCGTCACGAAACGATTGGAGGAGATCTATGATCTGCTTCTCCGCGGCGAACGTAAGATGCTGGACGGCAACCGCTCCAGCTTCGGCCATTACAACGAGATCATGAAACTGCCCGAGCTTCTGGCTGTAACCAAAGCGCTCGCGGGCACGAAATAG
- a CDS encoding CsbD family protein, which translates to MDKDRIEGSATQAKGAIKEAVGKVTGDAKLKTEGATDKLKGKAQNAIGGLKDAARDAAD; encoded by the coding sequence ATGGACAAGGATCGTATCGAAGGTTCCGCGACGCAAGCCAAGGGTGCCATCAAGGAAGCCGTGGGCAAAGTGACCGGCGATGCCAAGCTCAAGACCGAGGGCGCGACCGACAAGCTCAAGGGCAAGGCTCAGAACGCCATCGGCGGTCTGAAAGACGCCGCCCGCGACGCCGCCGATTAA